A single region of the Candidatus Moraniibacteriota bacterium genome encodes:
- a CDS encoding tetratricopeptide repeat protein yields MLYYTIPPVVIIIGLAVLIWFLFRKASQIPPREITQQTGARLEGLRRVGKAKAKISELSLRTGERMTQWSKLLSLKFYNLTHRWFQSIRKRRQQSAEKSKTFFEEREETTKIVSEESKIISPSEKAKEREIKSYPMISKEIVRPETRSGERNMLETALIERIAANPQDIEAYERLGDYYLESGNNEDALECFRQVLKLSPVHRKAKIKVVKLKRMLGK; encoded by the coding sequence ATGTTGTACTACACAATACCACCAGTTGTCATTATTATTGGATTAGCAGTGCTTATCTGGTTTTTGTTTCGAAAGGCCTCTCAAATTCCGCCAAGAGAAATAACGCAGCAAACCGGAGCCCGGCTAGAGGGCCTTCGGAGAGTCGGGAAAGCAAAGGCGAAGATCAGCGAGCTATCACTGCGAACGGGAGAAAGAATGACACAGTGGTCAAAGCTTCTTTCCCTCAAGTTTTACAACCTTACCCACCGCTGGTTTCAGTCAATCAGAAAAAGGAGGCAGCAGAGCGCCGAAAAATCCAAAACTTTTTTTGAAGAAAGAGAAGAAACCACGAAAATTGTAAGTGAAGAAAGCAAGATAATTTCGCCGTCTGAAAAAGCTAAAGAAAGAGAGATAAAGAGTTATCCCATGATCAGCAAAGAGATTGTTCGTCCGGAAACAAGATCCGGAGAGCGGAATATGCTGGAGACGGCTCTCATCGAGCGAATTGCCGCTAACCCCCAGGATATTGAGGCCTATGAACGTTTGGGAGATTACTATCTTGAGTCAGGGAATAACGAAGACGCCCTGGAATGCTTTAGGCAAGTTCTCAAACTCAGCCCAGTTCACCGCAAGGCGAAAATTAAGGTGGTAAAATTAAAGAGAATG
- the ricT gene encoding regulatory iron-sulfur-containing complex subunit RicT, with the protein MKVLVNLYDWESPRFCSSETDLQEGDKVIIKGEFGNSLGTVVMSGMETTEEPEQPILRKATKRDSDVFEKNKEKKKEIIEICRKEVKRLGLEMKLVDVAISLDGSNIVVVFSAEERVDFRELVKNLSRIFHRSVKMHQIGSRDEARKSGGCGVCGRELCCVRFLKSLPSISVEMARLQQIAHRGSERISGQCGRLLCCLSYEARQYQEMLEGLPEIHSQVKTKEGKGEVLELNVIKQEARVKLEDGKIVTVKKKDIK; encoded by the coding sequence ATGAAAGTTTTAGTTAATTTGTACGATTGGGAGAGCCCTCGTTTTTGTTCCAGCGAAACAGATCTTCAAGAAGGCGATAAAGTAATTATAAAAGGGGAATTCGGAAATAGTTTAGGAACGGTGGTGATGAGTGGGATGGAAACAACCGAGGAGCCGGAGCAGCCAATTCTTCGCAAGGCAACGAAGCGGGACAGTGATGTTTTTGAAAAAAACAAGGAGAAAAAGAAAGAAATTATTGAAATCTGCCGGAAAGAAGTAAAGCGCCTCGGGCTGGAGATGAAGCTAGTTGATGTGGCCATCAGTTTGGACGGCAGCAATATCGTAGTGGTGTTCTCCGCCGAAGAGCGAGTGGATTTTCGCGAATTAGTTAAAAATCTGTCACGGATATTTCATCGCTCGGTAAAAATGCACCAGATTGGATCGCGGGATGAAGCCCGCAAGTCCGGAGGCTGCGGAGTGTGCGGAAGGGAGCTGTGCTGCGTGAGATTTTTGAAAAGTTTGCCTAGTATTTCGGTGGAAATGGCGCGACTTCAGCAAATTGCCCATCGGGGCTCGGAGCGGATATCCGGCCAGTGCGGCCGGCTTCTCTGCTGCCTTTCTTATGAAGCTCGTCAATACCAGGAAATGCTGGAAGGTTTACCGGAGATTCACAGCCAAGTAAAAACCAAAGAAGGAAAAGGAGAAGTACTGGAACTTAATGTCATTAAACAGGAAGCGAGAGTGAAATTGGAAGACGGAAAAATTGTGACTGTAAAAAAGAAAGATATTAAATAA